One Myripristis murdjan chromosome 17, fMyrMur1.1, whole genome shotgun sequence DNA segment encodes these proteins:
- the LOC115375593 gene encoding zinc finger protein 521-like isoform X3, translated as MKTHASNKPHKCPVCRRGFLSSSSLHGHMQVHERGKDGGSSGLSRADEWKLKETRKCSRCEEGFDVPEELQRHISECHPECSPSEDGGLGATLQCIYCHEPFSDEGTLLTHIDQAHSRDRKGHTCAICSEHFMSVEDLYAHMDIHQLPESSNHSNSPSLLTVGYTSVSSTTPDSNLSVDSSTMVETAPPVPKTRGRRKRAAQHTSDMGGRSSKQPKISYSCIYCNKQVFSSLAVLQIHLRTMHLDKPEQAHTCQFCLEVLPSLFNLNEHLKQVHNAEDHAALLASLPDALLQCNFCPEVLSDLNALQEHIRCSHGFPSPVAKESNAFFCPQCFMGFLTEATLEEHVRQTHCDGGSLRFDSPLAVTPKEPIVEVYSCSYCTNSPIFNSVLKLNKHIKENHKNIPLALNYINNGKKSLRTLSPSSPISVEQATLLKQGSSAPRTTSEFICNQCGAKYTSLDLFQTHLKTHLDGLQPQLTCPQCNKEFPNQESLLKHVTVHFTITSTYYICESCDKQFTSVDDLQKHLLDMHTFVFFRCTLCQEVFDSKVSTQLHLAVKHSNEKKVYRCTSCNWDFRHETDLQLHVKHSHLENQGRAHRCIFCGESFGTEVELQCHITTHSKKYNCRFCSKAFHAIVLLEKHLREKHCVFEGKAQNCGANGSTAGGGEGQPKEDVELQGILTNSHGTGTAVGSVVESQNSHDGSEEEVDTAEPMYGCDICGASYTMESLLTNHQLRDHNIRPGESAMIKRKAEMIKGNHKCNVCSRTFFSEAGLREHMQTHLGPVKHYMCPICGERFPSLLTLTEHKVTHSKSLDTGSCRICKMPLHSEEDFLEHCQMHPDLRNSLTGFRCVVCMQTVTSTLELKIHGTFHMQKTGTMSTNHPIGRSNVISQNQQQQQMQKLFKCASCLKDFRSKQDLVKLDINGLPYGLCATCVTAAGSKSSSPTVNGGRQQQQHQGRPTTPATTTAAWAQGESLSPGEGKGKAASSSSSSSSTSSSSAAKTRCTSCNVKFESEAELQNHVQTVHREQTGDSNSGQLRTPQVSPMPRASPSQTEEKKTYQCIKCQMVFYSEWDIQVHVANHMLEEGLNHECKLCSQSFDSPAKLQCHLIEHSFEGMGGTFKCPVCFTVFVQASKLQQHIFSAHGQEDKIYDCSQCPQKFFFQTELQNHTLTQHSS; from the exons ATGAAAACCCACGCCTCCAACAAACCCCACAAGTGCCCTGTGTGCCGCCGAggcttcctctcctccagctctctccaCGGCCACATGCAAGTTCATGAAAGGGGCAAAGACGGTGGCAGCTCAGGCCTTTCCAGAGCTGATGAATGGAAGTTGAAAGAAACACGCAAATGCAGCCGTTGTGAAGAGGGCTTTGATGTCCCAGAGGAGCTCCAGAGGCACATTTCTGAGTGTCACCCTGAGTGCTCTCCGTCGGAGGATGGTGGCCTGGGTGCCACCCTGCAGTGCATCTACTGCCATGAACCCTTCAGCGATGAAGGCACCCTACTGACACACATCGACCAGGCTCACAGCCGTGACAGGAAGGGCCATACCTGCGCTATCTGTTCTGAGCACTTCATGTCTGTTGAAGACCTCTATGCTCACATGGACATCCACCAGCTCCCAGAATCTAGTAACCATAGTAACAGCCCCTCCCTGCTGACAGTGGGCTATACCTCCGTCTCTAGTACCACTCCTGATTCCAATCTCTCTGTTGACAGTTCCACCATGGTGGAGACAGCCCCTCCTGTGCCCAAgacaagagggaggaggaagagggctgcacagcacacatCTGACATGGGAGGACGTTCCTCCAAACAGCCTAAGATTTCCTATAGTTGCATCTACTGCAACAAGCAGGTGTTCTCCAGCTTGGCTGTGCTTCAGATTCATCTGCGAACCATGCACCTAGATAAACCAGAGCAGGCTCATACTTGCCAGTTTTGTTTGGAGGTTCTGCCTTCTTTATTCAATCTAAATGAACACCTGAAGCAGGTACACAATGCAGAAGACCATGCTGCTCTGCTAGCCAGCTTGCCTGATGCCCTGCTTCAATGTAACTTCTGCCCTGAGGTATTGAGTGACCTCAATGCCCTTCAGGAACACATCCGCTGCTCCCATGGCTTCCCCAGTCCTGTAGCCAAGGAGAGCAATGCCTTCTTCTGTCCCCAGTGCTTCATGGGGTTCTTGACAGAGGCCACCTTGGAGGAGCATGTACGTCAGACTCACTGTGATGGGGGAAGTCTGCGCTTTGACTCCCCCTTGGCTGTAACTCCCAAGGAGCCTATTGTAGAGGTATACTCCTGTTCCTACTGCACCAATTCTCCCATATTCAACAGTGTTCTGAAGCTCAACAAGCACATCAAGGAGAATCACAAGAACATTCCGCTGGCATTGAACTACATCAATAATGGAAAGAAATCTTTGCGCACTCTCAGCCCCTCTTCTCCAATATCTGTGGAACAAGCTACCTTGTTGAAGCAAGGTAGCTCAGCCCCTCGCACAACCAGTGAGTTCATCTGTAATCAGTGTGGGGCAAAGTATACCAGCCTGGACCTTTTCCAGACACATCTAAAAACTCATCTGGATGGCCTGCAGCCTCAACTCACCTGTCCCCAGTGCAACAAAGAGTTCCCCAACCAAGAGTCCCTACTGAAACATGTGACAGTTCACTTCACTATTACCTCCACTTACTACATCTGCGAGAGCTGTGACAAGCAGTTCACCTCAGTGGATGACCTACAGAAGCACCTACTTGACATGCATACCTTTGTGTTTTTCCGTTGCACACTGTGCCAAGAAGTGTTTGACTCCAAGGTGTCCACCCAGCTCCACCTGGCTGTGAAGCACAGCAATGAGAAGAAGGTGTACCGGTGCACCTCATGCAACTGGGACTTTAGGCATGAGACAGACCTGCAGCTGCATGTCAAACACAGCCATCTGGAAAACCAGGGTCGTGCCCACCGCTGCATTTTCTGTGGGGAGTCCTTTGGAACAGAGGTGGAGTTGCAGTGCCACATCACCACCCACAGCAAGAAGTATAACTGCCGCTTCTGCAGCAAGGCCTTCCATGCCATTGTCCTATTGGAGAAGCATTTGAGGGAGAAgcactgtgtgtttgagggCAAGGCCCAGAACTGTGGGGCCAATGGCTccactgcaggaggaggggaaggcCAGCCTAAGGAAGATGTTGAGCTGCAGGGCATTTTGACCAACAGCCATGGTACAGGGACAGCAGTAGGATCTGTGGTGGAGTCCCAGAACAGCCATGATGGaagtgaggaggaggtggacaCTGCAGAGCCCATGTACGGGTGTGACATCTGTGGGGCATCTTACACCATGGAGTCACTCCTCACCAACCACCAGTTGAGGGACCACAATATCCGCCCTGGTGAGAGTGCCATGATAAAGAGGAAAGCAGAAATGATCAAGGGCAACCACAAGTGTAATGTCTGCTCCCGCACCTTCTTCTCTGAGGCTGGGCTGAGGGAGCATATGCAGACCCACCTTGGGCCTGTCAAACACTACATGTGTCCCATCTGTGGGGAGCGTTTCCCATCCCTACTCACCCTGACTGAGCACAAGGTCACTCATAGCAAGAGTCTGGACACTGGCAGCTGCCGCATTTGTAAGATGCCTCTACATAGCGAGGAGGACTTCTTGGAGCATTGCCAGATGCACCCTGACCTGAGGAACTCCCTGACAGGTTTCCGCTGTGTCGTCTGTATGCAGACAGTGACCTCCACATTGGAGCTCAAGATCCATGGTACCTTCCACATGCAGAAGACAGGCACTATGTCTACCAACCACCCTATAGGCCGCAGTAATGTCATCTCTCAGaaccagcagcaacaacagatgCAAAAACTCTTCAAGTGCGCCTCCTGCCTGAAGGATTTCCGCTCCAAACAGGACCTGGTGAAGCTGGACATCAACGGACTGCCATATGGCCTCTGTGCAACctgtgtgacagcagctggTTCTAAGAGCTCCAGCCCAACTGTGAATGGTGGaaggcaacagcagcagcaccaaggCAGACCTACCACTCCAGCAACAACTACAGCTGCATGGGCACAAGGGGAGAGTCTCAGCCCTGGGGAGGGAAAAGGCAAAGCtgcctcttcatcatcttcatcatcctccacATCTTCATCATCCGCTGCCAAGACACGATGCACAAGCTGCAATGTGAAGTTTGAGTCTGAAGCAGAATTGCAAAACCATGTCCAGACAGTGCATCGGGAACAGACTGGGGACAGCAACAGTGGGCAGCTCAGGACGCCCCAGGTGTCCCCCATGCCTAGAGCCAGTCCCTCACAAACCGAAGag AAGAAGACTTACCAGTGCATCAAATGTCAGATGGTGTTCTACAGTGAATGGGACATCCAAGTTCACGTGGCCAACCACATGCTGG